AAGACGCAGACGGGGGTAATGGCTGGTCATCAATCAATACCAAGTTGTTTGAGCCCGACCGGGGTTATGAGTGCCACGGGACACCGATGGGACAATTCCTGGTAGTTTGTTAGTTGAAGCTTCACTCCAGGCGCGTTAATGGGACTGAGCCGGTGTTGCTCATGGCAGGGAAACTTGAACTCGTAGACACATTGTATGTTGGTGGCATTCCGGGTGGCGTGGATCACGAGATCAGGCACGAGGGACTGGGGTCCCTCATTCGTGAGGACGACGCCGTTGGAGCCAGGGTTGCCCTTATAGCGGGGCTCGACCGAGAAGTTGTCTCCGAATTCCTTGGAGAGGTGGCTCTTGATACAGGCAAAGGCGGCTCCGTGCTTCAGGATGCCGAGTTCCTGCGCGAGGGTGGTGGACTGTCCCTGCTCCGTCAACTGCACGATCCGATCACACTCGGCGTCGTTCGGGAACTTCCCATTCTTGAACTTGAACCCCCCGTTCTGCTGCTGGTAGGTCTTGTTGACGTCCGCGTGCGCCTGCGCCACGCACTCCTTGACGATGCCCTCCAGGCGGTCCAACTCCGCTCCAGTGAGCGCGCGTTCCAGGGTGAGCAAGCCCTTTACGGCTTCGACGGCGCGAACGACTTTCTCGGTCACCGGACCGAGCCGGGTGGCCGTGGGGGCGAGGAGTTCTCCAGTGCTCGCATTCATGGGGGCGGCACAAGCCGCGCCGCAGGATTGGTGGAGTTGAGCGTTCCCACCGGTGAGAGGCCCGCCCCAGGATGCTTGAGGCTGGAGGTGGGCTGGAAAGGGGGGGGTGAGGCGCTGCGGGCGGCTCTCCAATCGCGGCGAGCCACGAGCCGACCAGTGCGTGGTGGAGCAGGATAGGCAAAGGAGTGCGGCGGCCGAGACAGAGAGAAGACGCCATGTCCGCAGCAGGGCCTGCCTCCAAGGGGAGCCAATTCGAAGAGAGGACACCACTTACCTCGGGGAGTGATGTTACAGGCGAAGCGCCGTCGGCATGGCTTACTTCGCGGCTTCCGCCGGGTCCATTTACATCACTTCGCCAGGATATCGAGCGCGGCGGTGGTCATCGCCTCGATGGCTGTCTGGAGGGCGGGCTCGGCATCGGGAGCCCACCGGGGGCTGTGGAGCGAGGGCAGCTTCGTGGGGTCTCCTCCGGCCGCGTCCCACCGGGCCCGCGGGACGCCGCCCACCACGAAGAGCATGCTCTGGATGGACTTGTCGGACAGGGAATAGCGGCTGAAGTCCTCCCCTCCGGTGGTGGGTGGCACCTCCACCACTCGCTCCGCGCCGAAGCGCCGGGTCCAGGCGCCGATGAGCCGGTCCGTCAGGGGCCCGGTGTTGAAAACGGAGGGATAGAACTCCTCTTCCTTCGTCGTCACGACGGGCATGAGGTCCTCGGGGAGGCCGGCGGCGATGGCCTCGCCGCGCGCGATCCGGGCGATGCCCTCGAGCAGATGGCGGCGCGTCTCCGCCGAGTAGCTGCGCACGGTGAGCTGGAGCCGGGCCTCGCTGGGGATGATGTTGTGTTTGCTCCCCGCGAGGAAGCTGCCCACGGTCACCACCGTCGTCTCCTGGGGTGCGATCTCCCGGCTGACGAGTGTCTGGAGCGTCCCGACGATGCGCGAGGCGAGGACGATGGGATCCCTCGTCGTATGGGGCGAGGCACCATGGCCTCCCACGCCCTTCACGAGGATGTCGACGGAGTCGACGTTCGCCGACATGTGGCCCCGCGAGTAGCCCACGGTGCCCGCGGGAAGATCCGCGACGTCGTGCAAGGCGAGCGCGAACTGGGGTTTGGGAAAGCGCGTGTAGAGCCCGTCCGCCAGCATGGCCCGGGCCCCCACGCCCACCTCCTCCGCCGGCTGTCCGATCATGACGAGCGTGCCGGACCAGCGATCCTTCAGGGCGGCCAGGCGGCGCGCGGTGCCCACCCAGGCCGTCATGTGGAGATCGTGGCCACAGGCATGCATCACCCGCGTCTGCGCGCCCTCGCGCGTGACGGCCTTCACCTGGCTGGCGTAGGGCAGCCCCGTGGCCTCCTCGACGGGGAGCCCGTCCAGATCCGTGCGCACCAGGAGCACCGGGCCGGGTCCGTTCTCGAGCACCGCCACCACGCCATGCCCCCCCACCCCGGGAGTCACGGTGAAGCCGAGCTTCTTCGCCTCCGTGGCGAGCCGGGCCGAGGTCGCCTTCTCCTGGAGGCTCAGTTCGGGATGGGCATGCAGGTCGCGGTAGAGCGTGAGCAGGCCTGGCAGCTCGGCCTTGATCTGCTCCGCGAGCGGATCGGCGAGGACGGGCGCGGGAAGCAGCAGCGCCGCGGTGGCGAGCAGGGCGCGGGGGGAGGGAATCACACGGAAGGAAGGAGGGCTCATGGCGATGCCGGTCATAGGACTTCACCCCGGACGGAGGAAGGACGGGCGATGACCCACCCACCCGGCGTACTGGCCTTCATCCAGACAGGAATCATCCACCCAGGAGGGAATCCAGGGCGTGGGGTCACGGGAGCGCACCTTTTCGTGATTTTTCATGGTCCGAGAAACAACTCGGTGGGGGGGTGGGCCGACAACCCTTGCATCGTCGAACGGTTCACGTGCCGTGTTCGTGAACCTCCCTTCCCTTAGATGGGCGCGACCGGGAATCCGGTGACGCGCCAGGAGCCCACCCATGCGCACGCGAACCGAGTCGCGGCACCCGTCCACGCTCTCGCGCCTCCCGGAGACGGTGTTCCGGGAGTCCCCTCCACTGGCCCGGACCGGGCGCATCACTCCCCAGCGCCCCGCCGAGGACGCGACCCAGACCAGGCCCGCCCTCGAGGCGCTCCGGGGACGGGACGGCTTCGACGCGCCGGTCCGGGCTCAGGCCACGGCCCCCGTGGAGGTCGCGACCCCCGCCGCCGAGACCCGGACCTTGCCCTCCCCGGTCACCCTGAACCTGACGGCCTCGGTGGGCGCCCGGGGCTCCAACCAGCCCGGCGACGTGCGCCAGGTGCAGGATCGGTTGCAGCAACTCGGCTACCTGAGCGAGGCGGATCACGCCGCCGAGCAGGTCGATGCCTCGGGCACGGACCCCATCTCCGAGCAGGCCATGCCGCAAACGATGGACGCCTTGCGCCGCTTCCAGCGCGAGGTGGCGGGGCAGAGCGATGGGAAGATCTCTCCTCGGGGCATCACGGCGCGAGCCCTGGCGGACCCCACGTACGGCACCCAGAGCACCATCAACCCCGGGGCCGCGGACGACACGGCCGGCCTGCCCGTGTCGACGCTCCCGCGTCCCGTCGCGCAGATCGTCGAGGCCGTCGAGGCCGCGGAGACCGGCGCGAATGCCGTCCTCGGCGAGAGCCCGGCGCTGCTGCGCAACGCCTCGGGGACGCCCGCCTCGTTCGGCCGGGGGCAGCTCATCGGAGGCACCGCGCTGGACGTGCTCACCCGGCACCCCGATGCGGCACGCCACTATGGTCTGGACACCCAGCAACTCCAGGACCTGGGGAACATCGCCCAGAGCACCCGCGAGGCCTACAGGGCCATCTCGGCGCAGATCCCCGCCGGGGGGGACACCGAGGAGGGCCTGCAGCGCCGCATCGCCGAGTACACCAGCTCCGAGCAGGGCGCGGACTTCCGGACCCGGACGGGGCTCGGGGACGCGGATATCGCGAACATGTTCCGGGCCGCGCAACTGCGCGCGCAGCTGCCGCGGCAGGCCAACAGCGGGGAGACCTACGATACGCTCATGAACCGCCCCGACGTGGCCGCGAACATCCAGGCGCTCGACCTGAGCGAGTCGGATGTCTCCGCCTACCTTCGCCGGCCCGCCATCCACGGGGAGAACCGCGAGGGCTTCATCACCCGAGCGCTGCTCTCGAGCGAGCATGGACAGTCGCTGCGCGATGCCATGACGGACAATGGTGGCATCCCCATGTCGCGACTGCTCATCCAGGACAACTATGATCAGGTGACCGCGCAGGGCGCGCAGGTGTTGGGGCGTCCGCTCTCCGCGCGCGAGGCCGCGCAGGCGACGATGCTCGCGCACAATGGTCCGAGCGCGCTCACCCCCTTCTTCGAGAGTCTGCGCCAGGGTCGGCCCGCGGTGGTGACGCCCTACGTCACCCAGGCGATGGCGAACTGGACTCCCTGAGAGGCCCTGGACACCGCCTATCGTTCGGGTGGGCTCGAGCCGGTGACTGCTCCGGTATCTTCAAACCATTCGGTGTCCCAGGAGACGTTCCCCGCGCGAACCCGTTCCTCGGACCACCGGCCCAGGGGTACCGTGTGTTCCCCAGTACTTCCCCGCGGGCCCGCTCATCGCGACTTTCTCCTCGTCGTGCCTGCCCGAGCTACCGAGGTCCTCCCGCGTGTCCCGCGCCACCGCCGACTTCGATCCCGCGTCCGTGGACGTGGAGGGATTGCTGGCAGACATTCGCGCGCTGCGCGCCGAGATCGACGCCTCCGTCAGTGAGGCGGACCATTCACACCTGCGGCGCATCGAGCGCTGGGGCCGCACGGCCACGGTGATTGGCCTGGCCACGTGCTGGCTGATTCCCAACCCGCTGAGCGCCGCGGCGTTGAGCCTTGGCCGCTCCTCGCGCTGGATGCTGATGCACCATATGGGGCACCGCTGCTATGACCGCGTCCCGGGCATCCCCGTCGAGCGCACGAGCAAGGAGTTCGCCAAGGGCAAGCGCCGCTTCCTCGACTGGTTCGACTGGATGCTCCCCGAAGCCTGGGTGTTCGAGCACAACGTGCTCCACCACTCGCACACCGGCGAGGACGCGGACCCGGACGTGCACGAGCGCAACTCCGAGGGCTTCATGCGAGGCACCGGACTTCCTCTCGCGCTGCGCTACCTCCGGCTCGTGCTGCTCGCGAGCACCTGGCGGGCCAGTTACTACGCTCCAACGACACTGGCCTCGTTCCGGCGCAAGCGCCGCCCGGATGGCCCGCTCACCCGCGAGGAGTGGCGCGAGGTGTTGCTGCGCGGCTACGCGCCCTACATCGCCTGGAACTTCGTCCTGCTGCCCGCGCTCTTCCTGCCGCTGGGCACCTGGGCCGCCTTCAGCGCCCTGTGCAACTCGCTCATGGCCGAGATCCTCTCCAACCTGCACACCTTCATGGTGGGGGGACCCAACCACACCGGCGAGGACCTGTACCGCTTCGACTCCGCACCCGAGGGCAAGGGCGCGCGCTACGTCCAGCAGGTGATCGGCACCGCCAACTACCGCACCGGGGGCGATCTGAACGACTTCCTCCACCTGTGGCTCAACTATCAGATCGAGCACCACATCTTCCCGGACCTGTCGATGCTCCAGTACCAGCGGGTGCAGCCGAAGGTGCTCGCGCTGTGCCACAAGTACGGCATCCCCTATGTGCAGGAGAGTGTCTGGACGCGCTTGCGGAAGATGGTGGACGTCGCGGTGGGCAAGAGATCCATGCGGAGGCTCGCCCCCAAGATGTGATGGGCTCTCGCCTTGACGCCCCGCTCCCGGATCCATCATCCATGACTTCCGGCATATGCGGGGATGACGGAGAGTGTGTAGGGTATGGCTTCCGTCCTCGCTCCCCCCGCCGGACGGTCACGAGGTATGTCCATGCCGATCTGCCCCCGCGGTTCTCGACTCCACGCTCCCTGGCGCGCGCTGATGCGCGGCCTTCCCCTCCTGGGCCTGCTTTCCGCCTGTGGTCCAACGGAGGCCACCATGCCCGGGGGGCCCGTCTCCTCGAGCCAGACCCAGAAGCCCCTTGGTGTTGGCTCTCTCATCCAGCCCTGGGCCGAAACCCTCGTGAATACCCTCCCGAGTTCCTCCGCGATCAATCACACCCAGGTCACGGTAGCCGCGGGTCAGGGCATCTACCTCGTCGTCTGGGTGGAGGATGGGGATTGGCCGGACATCCTCGGGGTCCGGGTGCGGGCGTCGGACGGTGTGCAGCTGGACGCCACTCCCCTCCGCATCGGCGCGAGCCCCTCGGTCGAGTACCTGCCCTCGGTGGCCTTCGACGGCACCCACTTCCTGGTCACCTGGATGGATCCCATCATCGGACCACGTCTCAGGGGCGCGCGGGTACGGGCCTCGGATGGAGTGGTCGTCGATCCCTCTCCCCTGGTCATCAGCCCACCGGATCCCTACGGCCTGCCCCACGAAACGCCTTCCGTGACCTTCGACGGGACGAACTACCTGGTGGCCTTCTCCGGCTACTACTGGGATCCCGTGGCCGAGGACGTGAAGCGCCAGATCATGGGCGTGCGGATCCGCCCCTCGAACGGGACCTACATCGAGTCGGGAGCCATCGCCATCGGTGACACCTCCGGGGCGTCCTCGCTCCACACCGCTTCCCATGGCGGCAGCAGCCTCGTGGTGTGGGCCGATGACGACGGAGGAGTGAATGCGGCACGCCTCGACGCCGCGGGGCAGGTGCTCGACCCCATTCCCCTGTCCATCTCCCCGGCGGTCGCGGGCAAGGTCCGCGTTGCCGCGCGGCAGGGAGAGTTCCTCGTGCTCTGGAGCGAGGGCAACACGTTGAAGGCCCGGCGGGTACGCGCCTCGGACGGCGCATTGCTCGACCCGGCGGACATCCCCGTGGGCTCTCCGGTCGATCTGCCCGTGCCGAATGACTCCTGGTTCAAGGCTCCCTTCGATGTGACCTACGACGGACAGGACTACCGGGTGCTCTGGCAGACCACGGGTGCTCATGGCCGCCGCAGGTTGATGACCACGCGGGTGTCTCCGCTGGGGACGCTCGAACCCAAGGCGGAGGATTGGCTCTCCGGCTTCCACGAGGACTCGTCACTGGATTGGGTGGGAATCGCCGCCCAGGCGCCTTCCCAATTCCTGGTCGCCTACACCCAGTATGACGCTCGGGACGTGCACCGGAACCGTACCTACTTCCGGCTCGTCACCGAGAACTCGTGCACGAACGATGTCTCCCCGCCCATCCTGACCTGCCCCGCGCACGTGCAGCTGGAATGCACCTACGGCGGCCTGAGCGACACGGACGACGTCGATTTCAGTGACAACTGCGGCCTGTGGGACCTCGGCAATCAGCCCCAGTATTACGGCTCTCCGGGAATCTTCATCGGCTCGGTCTCGGCAAGGGATCTCTCCGGCAACACCACGGCGTGCTTCACGGAGTGGACGGTCGTCGACACCCTCGCGCCCTATTTGTATTTGAATGGTCCGCAGGCACTCACCCTGCCCCTGCACGCCCCCTACCAGGAGCAGGGAGCCCGGGGCGAGGACACGTGTGATGGGGGCTATGCGCCCTGGGACTCCGGCTGGAGCCGGATCCAGATCTCCGGCACGGTCAACAGCCACGTCCCCGGCACCTATCCCATCACCTACAGCCTCACCGATCTCGCGGGCCACACGACCACCCGGACCCGGACGGTGACGGTCCTCGCGCAGTAGACACGGCGGGGCTCGGGTCTCCAAACGTTGTCCTACTTCGACAGACATCGGGGCAGGAAAACAGATAGGAGTGAAATCTGGGCACTCTGTGAGTGTTGAGAAAAACAGGAAATTCCGCATGATGAGTCATCTATGGCTCATCATGCACGCCCACCCTCCGTCGCAGCACTCTTCACCGTTGCTCTCCTGGCTTGTGGCGGCCCAGAGCGGGAGCAAGCGCCCGTCGACTCCACGAATCTCGTCGTGGCAGCGGACCTGGCTTGTACGATCCAGGCAGGAGGCTGCTCGGAGTTCATCGGCAACGGCTCCGGTTACATCTGGATCGATGGCCGGTCCCAACCCGCCTCCCGCTATGTGGGAAAGACTCTCTGCATCAAGCCGGGGACCTATACGGGGATCGGCCTCTATGGAGTGGTGGCAACGGCGGCGCAGCCGGCGGTGATCACCAATTGCGGCGGGCAGGCCGTCTTCAACTCCACCACCGGCAGTCCGGTCTACATCGGTGGCGGCAGCCGCTACCTGAAGATCACGGGGGCGGGGAACTCGGCCCATCCCTATGGGCTCGTGGCGGGGACCTCGGGCGGCAACCAGGCCCACATCGATCTCCGGGAAGGGGTCTCCGACGTCGAGATCGGCCATGTGGAGGTGCGCGGCGATGGGAACGGCGGAGTGGGGATCGCCTTCCGTACCTACCCGCAGTGTGACGGAACCTGGAGCCGCGGCAAGTGGGCTCAGTACAACACGAAGATCCACGACACCTACGTCCACGACACGAAATACGAGGGGATGTACATCGGCCCCTCCCACTACGGCTGGGTGACGGCCAACGGCTACACCCCGGGCTATGACTGTGGCACCTCCCGGCAGTGGGAGGCCGAGGTGATCGGCCTCGAGGTGGTCGACAACCGGGTGGAGAACATCGGCAACGACGGAATCCAGATCGGCGCGGCGACTGGGGGCATGACCGTCCAGCACAACGTGATCCGCAACTACGGGCTGAACCAGATCGAGAGCCACTCGGGCGGCATCACGGTGAACCCAGGCAGCAAGGGGCTGATCGACTCGAACTGGATCGAGGCGGCCCAGCCCTACCGCACGCAGGGCATCGTCTTCCAGGGAACGGGTGGCTCCGTCATCACCAACAACGTGATCGTCGGAGGCAGGTGGGGCGCGATGTTCCTGCGCAACACCGCCGCGAACATGGAGGCGGCGAGCACGCTCTCGACCCTCGTTTTCGACAACAACACGGTGGTGAACCCGGCGCACGAGGGGCTGTACTTCTTCTGCAGTGGCCTGGGCACGCTCACCTTCGCCAACAACCTGGTGGCGGGCGCGCCCACTCCCTACGCCGCCAACGGGGGGACGACTGCCTGCGTGAAGTCGCTCACGGGACCGAACCTGCTCACCTCCAACCTGAGCGCGGCGGGCTTCGTGAATCCGGCGGCGGGGGACTTCCACCTCCAGGCCACCTCTCCGGCCGTGGGCGCGGGTGTGAACCTGTCGGGCGTGGTCGATTTCGACTACGACGGCGTGGCCCGTGGCTCGGGTCCGTATGACCTGGGGGCGTTCGCGTGGAAGGCTCCGTCCATGAACTAGCTCCCACCCGGAGAAGGTGTCCCGGAGAAGGTGTCAAAGAACTCGTTCCGACACCTCTCGCTCTGCATACCTTCAGAGGCGCGCGAGAATCTCCGCCTTCTTCCGCGCGTACTCGTCCGGCGTGATGAGCCCGTTGTCCATCATCGACTGAAGGTCCTTCAGCGCCTTGACCGGGTCCGAGGGGCGATCCGGGCCCGGATGGAGATCGTGGATGCTCAGAGGTCTCTGCGGCGTGACGGGCTCCAGGACGACGAGCCGTTGAGGGTCTTCCGGGTCGACCTTCACTTTGAGGCGCAAGCCGGGCTCCACGATGAAGGCATTCCAGTCAAGCATCCGGCTCTTGTGCCACACTTGGTACGCGGGGCGGCCCGGCAGCTTCACGTCCAGCAGGATGTCGTAGACGTGCCTCCTGTTGATTTGCATCAACGTGCGCTCCAACTGGAGGATGGTGGCCTCAGCGGGTATTCCATGCTGGCGGAGATGATGCGTCGTCCAGCGCAAAGAGAAGAAACGTCCCCATTTCGGATGGACGAATGCCGCGACGCCGAAGCCGAGGAGCAGGAGGCACCCAATCAGGAACAGGGTCATGAGGGAGATACTCACGAATCACCTTGATGAAATTCCTTCAGTCTACCACTGTCCCGCGACGCTCTGGGCGGTTCGATGCGTCAACCATGGGCGGGTGTTCCGGTCAGCCATGGCGGACGCTCTTTGGCCAGAGGCTTCCTCCGGGCCGCTCGACCGCGCGGAGCTCCTCACCTGTCGCGCGACCTGCCCGGCCAGCAGCACGCGGAGTCCCATGATCCGGCGCGTTCAGTCCCGCCGTGAGCCTCGGATCCAGCCCATGGTGTGGGCCATCAAGAAGCGTGGCACGGTGGCCGTGTGATGGACGGGGCGTCGACAAGTCCACCAGTAGCTGCGCCAGCAGCTCCGGGCCGGGCAGCGCTCCAGGCAATGGCGTCTCACCGGCGGGCGCGGCGGCCACCCTATGACTCCACGTACACGGCCGCGAAGCTCAAGTTCCTGGCCCCCGTAACCACGAAGCTGGCGGATCTCCTGAGATGTCATCCCCCTGACTTCCAAGGTTCATTTATGAACCAAGCCATGAAATTGGGTCGTGTCACCTGACTCTTCTGTTCCATTTTCAAAACGCGCTCTTGGCCTGAATGCCCTGTGATCAGGTTCACATGATCCATGAGAGCCCGGTCACAGAGCGGGCCGAGCGCCTTTCGTATCTTGTGCACGTACCTTCGGTATACCTCTGCTATTGGCAATCAGGCTTCACCGCTCCTTCACTGACTTGAGGGCTGGCATGTACTCTGCTTGATGTCTGACTCGAGC
Above is a window of Cystobacter fuscus DNA encoding:
- a CDS encoding amidohydrolase; this encodes MSPPSFRVIPSPRALLATAALLLPAPVLADPLAEQIKAELPGLLTLYRDLHAHPELSLQEKATSARLATEAKKLGFTVTPGVGGHGVVAVLENGPGPVLLVRTDLDGLPVEEATGLPYASQVKAVTREGAQTRVMHACGHDLHMTAWVGTARRLAALKDRWSGTLVMIGQPAEEVGVGARAMLADGLYTRFPKPQFALALHDVADLPAGTVGYSRGHMSANVDSVDILVKGVGGHGASPHTTRDPIVLASRIVGTLQTLVSREIAPQETTVVTVGSFLAGSKHNIIPSEARLQLTVRSYSAETRRHLLEGIARIARGEAIAAGLPEDLMPVVTTKEEEFYPSVFNTGPLTDRLIGAWTRRFGAERVVEVPPTTGGEDFSRYSLSDKSIQSMLFVVGGVPRARWDAAGGDPTKLPSLHSPRWAPDAEPALQTAIEAMTTAALDILAK
- a CDS encoding fatty acid desaturase family protein, encoding MSRATADFDPASVDVEGLLADIRALRAEIDASVSEADHSHLRRIERWGRTATVIGLATCWLIPNPLSAAALSLGRSSRWMLMHHMGHRCYDRVPGIPVERTSKEFAKGKRRFLDWFDWMLPEAWVFEHNVLHHSHTGEDADPDVHERNSEGFMRGTGLPLALRYLRLVLLASTWRASYYAPTTLASFRRKRRPDGPLTREEWREVLLRGYAPYIAWNFVLLPALFLPLGTWAAFSALCNSLMAEILSNLHTFMVGGPNHTGEDLYRFDSAPEGKGARYVQQVIGTANYRTGGDLNDFLHLWLNYQIEHHIFPDLSMLQYQRVQPKVLALCHKYGIPYVQESVWTRLRKMVDVAVGKRSMRRLAPKM
- a CDS encoding immunoglobulin-like domain-containing protein, with protein sequence MNTLPSSSAINHTQVTVAAGQGIYLVVWVEDGDWPDILGVRVRASDGVQLDATPLRIGASPSVEYLPSVAFDGTHFLVTWMDPIIGPRLRGARVRASDGVVVDPSPLVISPPDPYGLPHETPSVTFDGTNYLVAFSGYYWDPVAEDVKRQIMGVRIRPSNGTYIESGAIAIGDTSGASSLHTASHGGSSLVVWADDDGGVNAARLDAAGQVLDPIPLSISPAVAGKVRVAARQGEFLVLWSEGNTLKARRVRASDGALLDPADIPVGSPVDLPVPNDSWFKAPFDVTYDGQDYRVLWQTTGAHGRRRLMTTRVSPLGTLEPKAEDWLSGFHEDSSLDWVGIAAQAPSQFLVAYTQYDARDVHRNRTYFRLVTENSCTNDVSPPILTCPAHVQLECTYGGLSDTDDVDFSDNCGLWDLGNQPQYYGSPGIFIGSVSARDLSGNTTACFTEWTVVDTLAPYLYLNGPQALTLPLHAPYQEQGARGEDTCDGGYAPWDSGWSRIQISGTVNSHVPGTYPITYSLTDLAGHTTTRTRTVTVLAQ
- a CDS encoding peptidoglycan-binding domain-containing protein, which produces MRTRTESRHPSTLSRLPETVFRESPPLARTGRITPQRPAEDATQTRPALEALRGRDGFDAPVRAQATAPVEVATPAAETRTLPSPVTLNLTASVGARGSNQPGDVRQVQDRLQQLGYLSEADHAAEQVDASGTDPISEQAMPQTMDALRRFQREVAGQSDGKISPRGITARALADPTYGTQSTINPGAADDTAGLPVSTLPRPVAQIVEAVEAAETGANAVLGESPALLRNASGTPASFGRGQLIGGTALDVLTRHPDAARHYGLDTQQLQDLGNIAQSTREAYRAISAQIPAGGDTEEGLQRRIAEYTSSEQGADFRTRTGLGDADIANMFRAAQLRAQLPRQANSGETYDTLMNRPDVAANIQALDLSESDVSAYLRRPAIHGENREGFITRALLSSEHGQSLRDAMTDNGGIPMSRLLIQDNYDQVTAQGAQVLGRPLSAREAAQATMLAHNGPSALTPFFESLRQGRPAVVTPYVTQAMANWTP
- a CDS encoding SHOCT domain-containing protein; the encoded protein is MTLFLIGCLLLLGFGVAAFVHPKWGRFFSLRWTTHHLRQHGIPAEATILQLERTLMQINRRHVYDILLDVKLPGRPAYQVWHKSRMLDWNAFIVEPGLRLKVKVDPEDPQRLVVLEPVTPQRPLSIHDLHPGPDRPSDPVKALKDLQSMMDNGLITPDEYARKKAEILARL
- a CDS encoding right-handed parallel beta-helix repeat-containing protein, coding for MAADLACTIQAGGCSEFIGNGSGYIWIDGRSQPASRYVGKTLCIKPGTYTGIGLYGVVATAAQPAVITNCGGQAVFNSTTGSPVYIGGGSRYLKITGAGNSAHPYGLVAGTSGGNQAHIDLREGVSDVEIGHVEVRGDGNGGVGIAFRTYPQCDGTWSRGKWAQYNTKIHDTYVHDTKYEGMYIGPSHYGWVTANGYTPGYDCGTSRQWEAEVIGLEVVDNRVENIGNDGIQIGAATGGMTVQHNVIRNYGLNQIESHSGGITVNPGSKGLIDSNWIEAAQPYRTQGIVFQGTGGSVITNNVIVGGRWGAMFLRNTAANMEAASTLSTLVFDNNTVVNPAHEGLYFFCSGLGTLTFANNLVAGAPTPYAANGGTTACVKSLTGPNLLTSNLSAAGFVNPAAGDFHLQATSPAVGAGVNLSGVVDFDYDGVARGSGPYDLGAFAWKAPSMN